From the genome of Pseudoxanthomonas sp.:
CCCTACCAGGTGACCGACAAGCGCTGGAGCGGCCAGCACTGGGACGAGTTCAAGGAAGAGATCGGCGACCTGTCGTTGCAGCACTACCGCAAGTTCGTTAAGAACCTGGACAGCGACAACATCATCGCCCGCAAGATCGTCAGCCCGCTCGACCTGGAGCGCAGCTCGCCCAACAGCATGATGCGCGGCGACCTGCACGGCGTGGCGCCCTACTTCCACCAGAGCGCCGGCGCGCGTCCGACCCAGGACCTGGGCCAGTACACCGTGCCGGGCGTGGAGCGGCTGTACCTGGCCGGCCCATTCCAGCATCCGGGCGGCGGCGTCTACGGCGCCGGGCGCGCCACCGCGATCAAGATGTTCGAGGAACTGGGCATGGACTTCGGCAGCGTCGCCGGCGGCGTGCGCCAGGACACCGGCACCGCCGAGACGGTGGCGGCAGTCAAGCGCCGCGGCATGGTGCTGCGCGGCCCGGCCGACGAGGAACTCATGCAGGTCGAGTCGCTGGATCGGATCGGCGACGAGCTGGTGATCAAGGGCAAGAGCTTCGGCACCATGCCGATGGAAGCGCGCCTGGATGCCGACTCCGCGCGCGCCGGCCTGAAGCTGCTGGGCATGCGCAAGCTGGCGTTCCTGGCCTCGCTGCCATTCCGCAAGGGCCAGGCCTGAGGGCCACGGGATTCCCATGGGGACCTCCTACCCGGACTTCATCCGCACCGGCGCCCGCGGCGTCACCCACCACATCGGCATTCCGCACTGATCCCATGAACTCGCAAACCCTCAAAGGCAAGATCGCCATCATCACTGGCGCCGGCGGCGGCATCGGCAGCGCCACCGCCCGCGTCATGGCCCAGCGCGGCGCGCGGCTGGTGCTGGCCGACCTCCACCTGCCCGGCGCCGAGCGCGCCGCCGCCGAAGTGACCGCCGCTGGCGGCAGCGCCGTGGCCGTGCACCTGGACCTCAACGATCCGGCCAGCATCCAGGCGATGGTCGACCACGCCATCGCCACCTACGGCCGGCTGGACATCCTGCACAACAACGCCGCCGACCAGGACCCGCAGCTGACCATGCGCGACGGCAACATCGCCGACATGGACATCGAGGTCTGGGACCGGGTGTTCCGGGTCAACGTGCGCGGCACCATGCTGTGCTGCAAGGCGGCGATCCCGCACATGCTGGCCCAGGGCGGCGGCTCGATCGTCAACACCGCCTCCAACCTGGGCCTGCAGGGCCAGGTGATCCAGGCCGCCTATGGCGCCTCCAAGGCCGCGATCCTGCAGATGACCCGCTCCATCGCCGCCTCCCACGGCCGCCGCGGCATCCGCTGCAACGCGGTGCTGCCCGGCCTGGTGCTGACCCCGGCCGCGCGCGACAACCTGCCGCCGGCACTGCTGGAAACGGTGGAAAGCGAAACGCTCACGCCCTACCTGGGCGAGCCGGACGACATCGCCTACGCGGTGACCTACGTCGCCTCCGACGAGGCGCGCTACATGACCGGGCAGAACATCGTGGTCGACGGCGGCACTTCCACCCACGTCCCGGGCTTCGCCCGCTTCAGCACCCTGTTCGGCGCCGCGCAGTGAAAGTGGCGCTGCTGGGTGCCACCGGCAACGCCGGTTCGCGGATCCTCGACGAGCTGCTGGCGCGTGGCCACCAGGTCAGTACGATCATGCGCCGGCCGGCCAGACTGGCCAGCCGCGTCTCCAGGCAACTGACGTTGCTGGAGGGCGACGCCAGCGATGGCGCATCCCTGGCCGTGCTGCTGCGCGGCCACGACGCCGCGCTCAGCGCGATCAAGTTCCATCAGGTGCCGGCGGCCACGCTGATCCAGGCCGTCGCCGAGGCCGGTGTGCCACGCTACCTGGTGGTCGGCGGCGCCGGCAGCCTGCAGGCCTGGCCGGGCATGCTGGAAATGGACCGGCCGGACTTCCCGCCCAAGGTCGTGCCCGAGGCTCGGCTGGGCGCGGACTTCCTGCGCCAGCTGCGCGCCAGCGACCTGGACTGGAGCTTCCTGTCGCCGTCGCGGCTGTTCGTGCCGGGCCTGCGCAGCGGCCGCTTCCGGCTTGGCGGCGAGCAGCTCTTGTTCAACGCCGAAGGCACTAGCGCGATCTCCTTCGAGGACTACGCGATGGCGCTGGTGGATGAGCTGGAACACCCGGCCCATTCGCGCCAGCGCTTCACCGTCGGCTACTGACCTGACCCTGCCACCGGGAGCACCGGGCATGCGCAAGTACCACCGTTGGCTGGCCCCTGTCTTCGGGCTGTTCCTGCTGTTCATGAGCATCACCGGCACGCTGCTGGCGCTGGACGACATGACCTCGCCAACCGCGCTGGAACGCCGCGGCAGCAAACCGGTAGCGCCCAGCGCCCCGGCCGCGGCGCTGCCACTCGAGGAAAGCGCCGCCCTGCTGCAGAAAGCGCTGCGCCAGGCCGGCAACGAAAACCTTGCACTGCGTTCGATCACCTTATCCGCACAGGGCCCGCAACTGCGGATCGAGCTGCAACCACAGGGGCACGGCGCGTCGATCCT
Proteins encoded in this window:
- a CDS encoding SDR family oxidoreductase translates to MNSQTLKGKIAIITGAGGGIGSATARVMAQRGARLVLADLHLPGAERAAAEVTAAGGSAVAVHLDLNDPASIQAMVDHAIATYGRLDILHNNAADQDPQLTMRDGNIADMDIEVWDRVFRVNVRGTMLCCKAAIPHMLAQGGGSIVNTASNLGLQGQVIQAAYGASKAAILQMTRSIAASHGRRGIRCNAVLPGLVLTPAARDNLPPALLETVESETLTPYLGEPDDIAYAVTYVASDEARYMTGQNIVVDGGTSTHVPGFARFSTLFGAAQ
- a CDS encoding PepSY-associated TM helix domain-containing protein, with the protein product MRKYHRWLAPVFGLFLLFMSITGTLLALDDMTSPTALERRGSKPVAPSAPAAALPLEESAALLQKALRQAGNENLALRSITLSAQGPQLRIELQPQGHGASILFDARSGVRLPLAPPGPDGMPAWRGSAHGWLEYLHRGAFASWPGVMLVLLSGMALLVFSITGLTVYLDMARRRWKSGRKEWFW
- a CDS encoding NAD(P)-dependent oxidoreductase, coding for MKVALLGATGNAGSRILDELLARGHQVSTIMRRPARLASRVSRQLTLLEGDASDGASLAVLLRGHDAALSAIKFHQVPAATLIQAVAEAGVPRYLVVGGAGSLQAWPGMLEMDRPDFPPKVVPEARLGADFLRQLRASDLDWSFLSPSRLFVPGLRSGRFRLGGEQLLFNAEGTSAISFEDYAMALVDELEHPAHSRQRFTVGY